The Actinomycetota bacterium genomic sequence GGGGCCACCAAGCGTCACGTCGTCACCCGGGTGGTGTTCCCGGCCGCGCTGTCGGGGATCGTCTCTGCGGTGATCCTGGCCATGGGCCGTGCCATCGGCGAGACCATGATCGTTGCGATCGCCGCGGGCAACCTGCCCAACATGACGGTCAACCCGTTCGAACAGATCCAGACGATGACCGCCTACATCGTCCAGGCCGTGACCGGTGAGGCGCCGCGGGGCAGCCTCACCTACCAGTCCATCTTCGCGGTCGGGGGCGTGCTGTTCGTGATGACGTTCGCGATCAACATCGTCGCGCAACGCATCGTCGCGCGGTTCCGGGAGGTCTACTGAGATGGTCTCCTCCCCCGTAGATGTGGCATCCCGCGCTGTACGCGACCTCACCCGCCCCCGCGGACGCACGCTGAAGGAGAAGCTGTTCCAGTACGTGCTGTTCGTTGCGACGGCCGTTGGGGTCGTCGTGCTCGTGGTCCTGCTGATCGACGTCTTCGGCGATGGGCTGGGCCGGTTGCGTCTCGACTTCTTGACCGGCTACTCGAGCCGCCGGCCTGAGGCGACCGGCATCCGTACCGGTCTGACCGGGACCCTGTCGCTGATGGTGCTCACCGCACTGTTCTCCTTCCCCGTCGGGGTCGGCGCGGCGATCTACCTGGAGGAGTTCGCACCCGACAACTGGTTCACCCGCCTGATGCAGGTCAACATCGCCAACCTGGCCGGTGTCCCGTCCATCGTCTACGGGCTGCTGGCCGCAGCGGTGTTCGTCTACCTGCTGGAGTTCGGACGCAGTCTCCTGGCCGGGGCGATGGCACTCAGCCTGCTGATCCTGCCGGTCATCATCGTCGCGGGACGCGAGGCGATCCGTGCGGTCCCACGCTCGATCCGCGAAGGCGCCCTGGCGCTGGGAGCCACACCGTGGCAGACGACGTACAAGCAGGTGCTGCCCGTGGCCCTGCCCGGCATCCTCACCGGCACCATCCTGGCGCTGTCCCGGGCGATCGGCGAGGCGGCCCCCATACTCGTCGCCGGCGCCGTCTTCAGCCGACGGGCCGACAACGAACCCTGGAGCCTGTTCGAACCGTTCGGAGCCCTGCCCATCCAGATCTTCGACTTCGTCAAACGTCCCCAGGCGGGGTTCCAGATCGAGGCGGCATCAGCCGCGATCATCGTGCTGCTGACCGCGTTGCTGCTGATGAACACCCTCGCGATCGTTCTGCGCAACCGTTACTCGCGCCAGTGGTGACCGCATGGAGACGCCTTCGTTGACCCCCCGGAACGCATCCCGCCAAGTCGACGTGAGAGACCGCCGTGGATCATGACACCCATGCGAGCCAGACACGGGATCTTCTTCAACGCGCCCAAGAGGGTCCAGCGGTGAGCGAAGAGGTCACCGATGCGGTCTTCCGCGTAGATGACCTGTCGGTCCGGTACGGCGCGTTCGTCGCGGTCAAGGGCATCTCCTTCGACATCCCCAGCAACGAGATCGTTGCGCTGATCGGTCCCAGCGGATGCGGCAAGTCCACGGTGCTGCGCTGTCTGAACCGGATGAACGACCTGATCCCGGAGGCGCGGGTCGACGGACGCGTCGTCTACAACGGCAAGGACATCTACGACGACGACGTCGACCCCGTTGAGGTCCGTCGGCGCATCGGCATGGTGTTCCAGAAGCCCAACCCCTTCCCGAAGTCCATCTACGACAACATCGCGTTCGGCCCGCGGATCAACGGCTACAAGGGCGATCTCGACGGGCTGGTCGAGCGTTCCCTACGAGCCGCCGCGTTGTGGGACGAGGTCAAGAACAACCTCAACGGCAGCGCCCTCGCTCTGTCCGGAGGCCAGCAGCAACGGCTGTGCATCGCCCGGACGATCGCGGTGGAGCCCGACGTGATCCTCATGGACGAACCGTGCTCGGCCCTGGACCCGATCGCGACGTTGAAGATCGAGGACCTCATGCGCGACCTCCGTGCCGAGTACTCCATCGTGATCGTCACCCACAACATGCAGCAGGCCGCACGGGTCTCGGATCGCACCGCGTTCTTCACCCTGGATGTGGACGAGGAGCACGATGAGCGCACCGGGATCATGGTCGAGTACGACCGCACCGACCGGATCTTCACCCAGGCCGCCGACGAACGCACAGAGGCCTACATCACCGGACGCTTCGGCTGAACGAGCACCGTCGCGACATGGCGCAGCTGCCTGCGGATCCCTCCCAGCCTGACTGGGACGACGACCGGATCGGTCGGGTGGAGTACCGATCCCGGCTGCGGGAACTCGACGACGAGCTCGTAGCGATCGCGGCGGACGTCGCCGACGCCATCCCGCCGGCCAGCACCGCCCTCCTGAGTGGGGACCGCTCGGTGATCCCGCTCGAGGAGGCTCGGGATGCCCGCAACCGTCGTCGGTGTCGCCGCCTGGAGGACGCCTGCTTCGTGCTGATCGCCCGCGAGGCACCGGTCGCCGCCGACCTGCGCGAGGTCGTGGCGGTCGTCCGCGCCATCACGGACGTGGAACGTGCCAGCCGGCTGATGGTGCACGTCGTGTCCACTCTCGACCGCATCCATCCACCGGGCATGCAACCGGACCTGCGGACGACGCTTCGGCTCCTCTGCGAGGCCTCTGGCCGGACCTTCCGTGGCGCGGCCTCGGCCTGGGAGGACCGAGATGGTCTGGCCGTCAACGAGCTCAGTCGTCACGACGACGACGTCGACCGCCTCCAGGAGAAGCTGCTGTCCGAGCTGTACCTAGGCGACCACCCCGTAGAGGACGTCGTCGCGCTCGCACTACTCGGTCGCTTCTTCGAGCGGCTGGCCGACCACGGCGTTGCGCTCGCTGGTCACCTGTCGTGGGCGGTCACCGGGGACCGGATCGGCACTCCATGACGTCTGGACGCCGACCGTTCGGGCGGTGGTGGCGAGACTTCGCTGCGTAACCTCCCAAGACATGGGGGATGCACCGGCAACGACGCGACCGATCGGCGACCGACGACGCGCCCGTTTCCGCGACGAGCTGATCGACGCCGGCATCCCCGTGCCCGAGGGGACCGCAGGCGAGCTGTTCGTGGATGAACTCGCACACGCCCGCTGGGCGGGCATCCACGAGCGACGTCGGTTCGGCTACGGATGCGTGCTCAACCCGGGCGATCCGACCGCCGTCGGGGACCCGCTGCCCGGCATCGAGGGCGTCGAGGCTGCCGAGTTGTCGGAGCTACGTCGGTACGCCGATGGGAGCCGTGTCTTCCTGGTGCGGCACCCGGACGCCCCGCCCCAGCTCGTCACGACCGACGCTCCCGACGAGCTCGCTCTCGTCCGACTCCAGCGGCGCACCGGCGGCCAGATCGTGATCCGCGACCCGGAGGAGATCCGGGTGGTCACCCAAGACGGGTCCGTGGGCAGCTACGGCGACCTGTGGGTGGTCAGACCGTCGGCCGGGCGGGCCGCCGCGGCGCTCGCACGCTTCGTGGACCAGGACGATCGCGGGACGCTGGACCAGATCCTCGACCTGTGCCTCCACGTCCTCAGCCCGCGTCACGTCGGAGCCACCGTGGTATGGCGGCTCGGGAGCCCTGACGATGAGCGGTTCACCCGGGAGCCGACCCCCGCGCCGGTCGCGCTGTCCGTGACGACCGACCGGCACCTGGCGGCGATCGCGAAGCGGATCGCGCTGATGGACGGTGCCTGCGTCCTGGACCGCGACGGCACCGTGGTCGGCTTCGGCGCCTTCCTCGGCTGGTCTCGCGAGGCGGAGGAGGAGATCGCGCACGCCACCGGCCTGCGTCACACCTCCGCGCGGTGGTACTCGTTCGACGTCCCCGAGGTGCTCGTCTTCGTCGTGTCCGAGGACGGCCCCGTCAGTGTCTTCGGTGGGGGCGCAGCTCTCCTCGCCGACATCGGCCACACCCGCAACGTCAAGCCACCGGACACCGTCGACGGCACCTGAGTCGGCGGGTGACGCTTGCGGGTACCTCGCGACCCCTGCTAGGCCATGTCCCGACGCGGAGGAGGCGAGCCATGGCCATGGAAGAGCGCGAGAAGGCCGACCTGCTCGGATCGGTCCCGCTGTTCGCCTCGTGCAGCCGCGCGGAGCTGAACCACGTCGCGCAGCTGTCGGACGAGGAGTCCTTCGAGGCCGGCGACACGCTGGTCGAGGAGGGCGACGACACCGGAGGCTTCTACGTCATCGTCGAAGGTCGCGCCGACGTCATCCGCGGAGGCGATCCCGTCGGCCAGCTGGGCTCGGGCGAGGTGCTGGGCGAGCTCGCACTGCTGCTGCAGGGGTCGCGAACGGCGACCGTACGGGCGACGGACCCGGTCCGGGCGCTGCGGGTCGACGCCCGGCCGTTCCGTTCGATGCTGCTCGAGCACCCGCAGGTCGCCCTGAAGCTCCTCGAGGTGCTCGCCGGCCGACTCCGGGACGCCGAGGACCGCCGCGTTCAGTAGTGGTACGGGAACCCGGTCCAGTCCGGGGTGCGCTTCTCGAGGAAGGCGTCACGGCCCTCCTGCGCTTCGTCGGTCATGTACCCCAGCCGGGTCGCCTCACCCGCGAAGACCTGCTGGCCGACGAGACCGTCATCGATCATGTTGAAGGCGAACTTCAGCATCCGGATCGCCATCGGGGACTTGCCGCAGATGCGCCGGGCCCAGTCGAGCCCGACCTCCTCGAGCCGGTCGTGGTCGACGACGGCGTTGACCATCCCCATCCGGTGGGCGTCCTGCGCCGAGTACTCGTCCCCCAGGAAGAAGATCTCCCGCGCGAACTTCTGTCCCACCTGTCGGGCGAGGTACGCCGAGCCGAACCCCCCGTCGAAGCTCGCGACGTCCGCGTCGGTCTGCTTGAACCGGCCGTGCTCGCGGCTCGCGAGCGTGAGGTCGCAGACGACGTGCAGGCTGTGTCCCCCGCCCGCCGCCCACCCAGGGACGAGGCACACGACCGCCTTCGGCATGAGCCGGATCAGGCGCTGGACCTCGAGGATGTGGAGCCGCCCACTGCGAGCGGGATCGATCGACTCGGCGGTGTCGCCCTCGGCGTACCGGTAGCCGTCCTTCCCGCGGATGCGCTGGTCCCCGCCCGAGCAGAACGCCCATCCGCCGTCCTTCGGCGAAGGACCGTTGCCGGTGAGCAGGACGCACCCGACGTCGGGGCTCCGTCGGGCGTGGTCGAGCACGCGGTACAGCTCGTCCACCGTGTGGGGCCGGAAGGCGTTGCGCACCTCGGGACGGTCGAAGGCGACGCGGACCGCCCCGACCTCTCGGGCGCGGTGGTACGTGAGGTCGGTCAGCTCGAAGCCCTCGACCTCCTCCCAGGCGTCCGCGTCGAACAGTTCGGAGACCATCGCCCGTCCCTTCGGGATCCTCGGCTGTCGGCCAACGCAGCGTAGGCGCGAGCCGGTGACCCTGGGACGGCTCGGTCGGAGACGGGACGGTCAGGATCCGGTCCATCCCCGAGCCGGCTGGTAGACCTGCCGCCGTGACCTCCGAACGTGACACCGGCTGGACCCGGCGCGCCGCCATCGCCGTCGGGGGTGGGGCCGGCACGGGCGTCCGGGTGCTCGTCGCGGCGGTCGTGCCCGTCGGTGCCGGTGGTTTCCCGATCGCGACACTCGCGGTCAACCTGGCGGGGGCGCTGCTCCTCGGGATCGCCCTGGGGCTGCTGCTGCCCACCGGACGGGCCCGACTCACGTCGCTCATCTGCACCGGCGCGCTCGGGGCGTTGACCACGTTCTCCACGTTCGCGGTCGAGGTGGTCGAGCTCGTCGATACGGCCCCGTTCGTGGCGCTCGCGTACGTCGCGATCAGCCTGTCCACCGGCCCGGTGCTCGCTCGGGCGGGCCTGCGGTGGAGCCGAGGATGGTGACCGCGCTGCTTGTCATCGCGGCAGGTGCGGTGGGCGCGGTGCTCCGCGCCGAGGTGGTCGCGCTCGTCCACCGGTGGCTGCAACGACCCGGCCTCCGAGCGATCGCGATCGTGAACCTCAGCGCAGCGCTGCTGGCAGGTTCCGTGGCCGGCTCCGGCCTCGCCGGTTCGGCCCGACTCGTCCTCGTGAGCGGGTTGCTCGGCGGCTACTCGACCTACTCGACGTGGATGGTCGAGTCCGTCATGAGCGGACGCCGCCGCGGCCTGGCGAACGTGGTCGGTCAGGCCGCGGCGGGCGTCTTCCTCGCCGGTCTCGGGTGGGTCCTCGCCACCTACCTCAGGAGTTGACGAGCGAGGCCTTCACGGAGATGTCGGTCCCGGCCAGCGCCTTCGAGACGGGGCACTGCGCCTTGGACTCCTCGACGAGCTCGTGGAACGTCGACTCGTCGATCCCCGGCACATCCGCCTCGGTCACGAGCGCGATCGAGGTGATCGCCGGGCCGTCGTCCGTCACCTCGACCGTCACGTTCGCGGTCGTCTCGATGCTCGTCGGCGGGTGGTCCTTCTTCGAGAGGAGACCCGAGAGGAACATCGAGAAGCAGCCGGCGTGCGCGGCTCCGATGAGCTCCTCGGGGTTGGTGCCCTCGCCGTCCTCGAAGCGGGACGCTCGGGTGTAGGGACCCTCGAAGCCCATGCTGGGCAGGCTCATCGTGCCCGTGCCCT encodes the following:
- the pstA gene encoding phosphate ABC transporter permease PstA, producing MVSSPVDVASRAVRDLTRPRGRTLKEKLFQYVLFVATAVGVVVLVVLLIDVFGDGLGRLRLDFLTGYSSRRPEATGIRTGLTGTLSLMVLTALFSFPVGVGAAIYLEEFAPDNWFTRLMQVNIANLAGVPSIVYGLLAAAVFVYLLEFGRSLLAGAMALSLLILPVIIVAGREAIRAVPRSIREGALALGATPWQTTYKQVLPVALPGILTGTILALSRAIGEAAPILVAGAVFSRRADNEPWSLFEPFGALPIQIFDFVKRPQAGFQIEAASAAIIVLLTALLLMNTLAIVLRNRYSRQW
- the pstB gene encoding phosphate ABC transporter ATP-binding protein PstB codes for the protein MSEEVTDAVFRVDDLSVRYGAFVAVKGISFDIPSNEIVALIGPSGCGKSTVLRCLNRMNDLIPEARVDGRVVYNGKDIYDDDVDPVEVRRRIGMVFQKPNPFPKSIYDNIAFGPRINGYKGDLDGLVERSLRAAALWDEVKNNLNGSALALSGGQQQRLCIARTIAVEPDVILMDEPCSALDPIATLKIEDLMRDLRAEYSIVIVTHNMQQAARVSDRTAFFTLDVDEEHDERTGIMVEYDRTDRIFTQAADERTEAYITGRFG
- a CDS encoding phosphate uptake regulator PhoU, with the translated sequence MAQLPADPSQPDWDDDRIGRVEYRSRLRELDDELVAIAADVADAIPPASTALLSGDRSVIPLEEARDARNRRRCRRLEDACFVLIAREAPVAADLREVVAVVRAITDVERASRLMVHVVSTLDRIHPPGMQPDLRTTLRLLCEASGRTFRGAASAWEDRDGLAVNELSRHDDDVDRLQEKLLSELYLGDHPVEDVVALALLGRFFERLADHGVALAGHLSWAVTGDRIGTP
- a CDS encoding diadenylate cyclase, with amino-acid sequence MGDAPATTRPIGDRRRARFRDELIDAGIPVPEGTAGELFVDELAHARWAGIHERRRFGYGCVLNPGDPTAVGDPLPGIEGVEAAELSELRRYADGSRVFLVRHPDAPPQLVTTDAPDELALVRLQRRTGGQIVIRDPEEIRVVTQDGSVGSYGDLWVVRPSAGRAAAALARFVDQDDRGTLDQILDLCLHVLSPRHVGATVVWRLGSPDDERFTREPTPAPVALSVTTDRHLAAIAKRIALMDGACVLDRDGTVVGFGAFLGWSREAEEEIAHATGLRHTSARWYSFDVPEVLVFVVSEDGPVSVFGGGAALLADIGHTRNVKPPDTVDGT
- a CDS encoding cyclic nucleotide-binding domain-containing protein, which gives rise to MAMEEREKADLLGSVPLFASCSRAELNHVAQLSDEESFEAGDTLVEEGDDTGGFYVIVEGRADVIRGGDPVGQLGSGEVLGELALLLQGSRTATVRATDPVRALRVDARPFRSMLLEHPQVALKLLEVLAGRLRDAEDRRVQ
- a CDS encoding 1,4-dihydroxy-2-naphthoyl-CoA synthase, with amino-acid sequence MVSELFDADAWEEVEGFELTDLTYHRAREVGAVRVAFDRPEVRNAFRPHTVDELYRVLDHARRSPDVGCVLLTGNGPSPKDGGWAFCSGGDQRIRGKDGYRYAEGDTAESIDPARSGRLHILEVQRLIRLMPKAVVCLVPGWAAGGGHSLHVVCDLTLASREHGRFKQTDADVASFDGGFGSAYLARQVGQKFAREIFFLGDEYSAQDAHRMGMVNAVVDHDRLEEVGLDWARRICGKSPMAIRMLKFAFNMIDDGLVGQQVFAGEATRLGYMTDEAQEGRDAFLEKRTPDWTGFPYHY
- a CDS encoding CrcB family protein, whose protein sequence is MTSERDTGWTRRAAIAVGGGAGTGVRVLVAAVVPVGAGGFPIATLAVNLAGALLLGIALGLLLPTGRARLTSLICTGALGALTTFSTFAVEVVELVDTAPFVALAYVAISLSTGPVLARAGLRWSRGW
- a CDS encoding CrcB family protein; protein product: MVTALLVIAAGAVGAVLRAEVVALVHRWLQRPGLRAIAIVNLSAALLAGSVAGSGLAGSARLVLVSGLLGGYSTYSTWMVESVMSGRRRGLANVVGQAAAGVFLAGLGWVLATYLRS
- a CDS encoding OsmC family protein codes for the protein MPTRSSTARWEGDLKQGTGTMSLPSMGFEGPYTRASRFEDGEGTNPEELIGAAHAGCFSMFLSGLLSKKDHPPTSIETTANVTVEVTDDGPAITSIALVTEADVPGIDESTFHELVEESKAQCPVSKALAGTDISVKASLVNS